TCTTATCACAGGTGCAAGGAAAAGAGGAAATGATCTGCACATCATTGTAAAGTTCTCAGAGGTGGAATTATATGAGCTGTGCAAACAAAGAACACAATATCTGGACCTTGCGGTTTTCATCTGGTGTATGATGCACAATATCTAAATGCTGGTGAAATAAGACATTAGGGATCTTTCATCACACAAAAGCTATTGCATTTCCCATCCTTCATTAGCTGAAACTGGATGGAGCCAGTGTAATACGGCAGAGAGAGGTGGTAATTAACCATGTCCGATacctgaagacttgtgttaaCTCCCAAAGGAACCTAGGGTTTAGCTCAGCTGGCTAAGATAGTTTTGTGATGTGCAGATGACCTGGGTtcaaacccagtcagtcacaacaaTCTAGTCATTATTAACGTGATGTTGAGATGGATGCACCAAGCATATTACCTAACACTGTATAAAGGACCCTACCTGAAATTAGGGAATTTACAGGCAGAAGAGATGAGCAGACAATATATTGTCCATTGTTAGTCATTGCTGAGAAGGTAATAAATGGAATGTTAACAGACATTTGTGAAAAGCACAGATCTATAATACAGAATGCATTTATCAAAACGACCGTTGATCGTGCTTTGATTTTCAACCTGCCTCACCCATGATTATAAACCAGACACAGCACCGCCACCTACTGGTAACCCCCTGAAATTGTAATTTTAGAGCAACTACTAATGGTTGAAGTACTGTAACTAATGGACTAGTGAATAACTAGTAAAACAACACCCCTAAGGTAATATCTTGCAAGATAGTCATTGAGAACTGCTGTACTTATATTCGGTCATAGAGGTACTTCTATTAGAGGAATAAAGGTACTTTTATTAGAGGACTAGAGGTACTTTTATTAGAGGAATAGAGGTACATTTATTAGAGgaatagaggtatagaggaactTTTATTAGAGGAATAAAGGTATAGAGGTACTTTTATTAGAGAAATAGAGGTATAGAGGTACTTTTATTAGAGAAATAGAGGAACTTTTATTAGAGGAATAAAGGTATAGAGGTACTTTTATTCGAGAAATAGAGGAACTTTTATTAGAGGAATAAAGGTATAGAGGTACTTTTATTCGAGAAATAGAGGAACTTTTATTAGAGAAATAGAGGAACTTTTATTGGAGGAATAAAGGTATAGAGGTACTTTTATTAGAGGAATAGAGGTATAAAGGTAATTTTATTAGAGGTATCGTATCAGAGGCATctctcacaaatacacaccaaATGGCTGAATATCCTGGCCTTTTAAATTGCAATCAGCGAGCGTCTGTCCGTCTGACGCACCTCAATCTCCTTGAAATGGACACTGGCTTTACTCCTGATGGATGGTTCACATGACTCTATAGAAGGGAGGAAAAAGTAAGTGATGAGAAATAAAAGATACTACAGTGTAGACACGGTAAAACTGGTGGTGGTGAAAAAACTATGTGAATGACTTACTTGCGGTTCCACTTTGTACTGAGGCGTTGTTATCGGAGCTGTCATCTCCGTGGTGAGAAGATGGGGGCAGTCTCACGGCCAGTTCTCCCAAGGTGGGCTTCACGTTGAAGCGCTCTGCCAGAGACAAATGCAGGTTTTTTTTATATCCCAATTCAATTACATTATTTGTATTTGAATAACAGTAGCATTGAATCACAATCACATGATAGTCCTGTCGAATCCTAACCCTAATGTTACCAGCCTCATGGTCTATCCAAGAACCCCACTCTATCCCGATTGTTGGTGCACTCACTGGGGTTCTGGACTCTCTCGGCCGCCCTCTGCTCCAGGTGCATGTGGATGATGGCCTGCACCTTCCTCTGATTGGTGGAGATGTTGGGCTCGGCTATGACCTCGGTCAGCCGCAGGTTGTTCTTGATGGCCTTGGAGGCTGTGGCCCGAGCTAGCATGGGCAGCTGGTCCTGGTAGTCCCTGTCTGTGAAGTCAATCTCCCTGCCCTGGATCCCTTTGATCCTGGACAGTTATACAGTATGTAAGTTTTATCAGCTACAGTGCCCTccataattattgggacagtgaagtaTTTCTTCTTCTTTCGGGTTTTATACTATGAAAGTTTGGTTTTGAAATTAAACAATGacaatgaggttaaagtgcagaccgGCAGCTTTAAGTTGAATGTATTTTCATCCATAATGGGTGAACAGTTTAGAAATTGCAGcgctttttgtacatagtccccccattttaggggagcaaaagtattgggacaaattcacttatatgtgtattaaaggagtaaaaagttaagtatttggtcccatattcataacACACAAGGCACTTTATTCATTACGTCAAGCTTCTGACTCCACCGACttagatgcatttgctgtttgttttggttgtgtttcagattagttTGTGCCCACATTAATGGGGCACAAACTTAGACATTAGACATTAATGTCTACATTAATGgagatgctaccatgattatggataatcctgaatgaatcatgaataatgatgagtgagaaagttacagatgcacacatttttggggggggtatgatatttgtgcttcTATGGAAAAATATGAGGAACTGGATCTGGAAAGCAGTAAAAGaaagcctggttaaaccagactgaccACAATGCTCACCAGTGAAACTATTGTAAGTGCAGCAGACAGTCTAGATTCACAAAGCTAAGGAAGAGAATCGCTTGATGATCAGTTAGTGTCTATGCATTGTATTTATTTTAGCCAGGATAGTCAGCTCAGTAACAATTGGAAAACAGACAACCATTGTCTCACTCTCTTGATAAAGCCTATTGTAATCCTAATGTATTGATGAAAAGGAGAGGATTTGAATTGGTTGAGCATgctagggctcccgagtggcgcagcggtctaaggcactccatctcagtgctagaggtgtcactacagaccctggttcgattccaggctgtatcataacaggccgtgattgggagtcccatagggtggtgcacaattggcccagcgttatccgggttagggtttggccatcattgtaaataacaatttgtttttaactgacttgcctagttaaataaaggttaaataaatgtccCACCTCCTGTTAGTTAAGATGGTGTAAATCTCTTGCACTAGAAGCTCCGCTGCTCCTGGCTTGCAGTGGATGGTCCCGTCCAGAACTTCCTTTTGCAGATGGATGTTCTGTTTCACTAGAAACTGATAAGAGAGTAGAAATGGATTCTCCATTATTCAACATGACAAACAAAAGAAAAGACAGGATGTCAGTAGTATAGAAAGACAGCCTTCTCACAGCAAAAACATTGATGACTTTGCAAGTGGACATAGGATTATACCCACCAGTTTATTTGTACTCATACACCTACTATTTTGTTACTGTCCGTTAGTCTGGGTTCAAGTCTGTTTAGCTAAGGAGTGTAATGAACAGAAGAGATGACAACCAGGCTACCTGGCCATACCCTCCAACTCTTACCCTCTCTATTTGTGCCCAGTTGCCCTGTTTGGTTGGAAGTGATGTCCCATTGTTGTAGGAGTGCATGGGGAAGTCTTCATGATAATACCAGGAGAACATCTCTGCCACAAGGTAGCCATTGGAGAAATCCCTGGTGAAGGGAAAATGTGACTCCATAacataggggagagtgggataaGTTGAGTCATTTTTTATATTCATTACACtgcattcagaaagaattcagactACTTCCTTTTCTCCCCACATTatttacgctacagccttattctaaaatggattaaattaatgtttttcctcatcaatctacacacaataccccataatatcaaagcaaaaacaggtttttagatgtatatttttaattattttacagaaataccttatttacaagattctctggtctgatgaaaccaagaatgaactatTTTGCCTCAATACCAAGCATCACATCTAGAGGaaacgtggcaccatccctacggtgaagcatggtggtggcagcatcatgctgtggggctgtttttcagcagcaggaactgggagacaagtcaggattgagGAATGATGAACgggacaaagtacagagagagccttgatgaaacctaccccagagcgctcaggacctcagactggggtgaaggttcaccttccaacaggacaacaacccaaagcacacagccaagacaacgcaggactggcttcgggacaagtctcttaatgtctttgagtggcccagccagagaacCGAACTTGAACCCaaatgaacatctctggagagacctgaaaatatctgtgcagtgacactctccatccaaccagacagagcttgagaggatctgcggagaagaatgggagaaactccccaaatacaggtgtgccaagctggtagcatcatacccaagaagactcaaggctgtaatcactgccaaaggtgcttcagccaagtactgagtaaagggtctgaatacttatgtaaatggagctaaaaaaaagatatacatactgtaactgtagattgatgagattatttttttaatccattgtagaatcAGGCTAAcataacatgtggaaaaagtcaaggggtctaaatactttctgaatgcactgtatattcattatggaaataatcagaattcctGTAAACATTACCGTTTTGAAAACATTGCTTATCCAAAAAAAGCAGTGTCTTGGCACAACTTATCCTGGCTATGGGGTATGTTGAGCCCCTGTACAGGGTAAATTAAGCTGCCTAAAGATTTCTGTAATGAATGGAATATTACCACAATAGTTACCTTTTTGAAACCATGTCTatttttatttcccaaacacaataaCAATCGCTTCTTTGTCTTTTGATAATTTAAAGCATCTTTtaacacatgctttgtttttttttacctcatgCCTTGCTAtatgcctgggaagaaaacacttcaatttgtTCAACTTCACATTTGGATAAATTTACCACAtagccattggctcaacttaccccaatgCAAAAATGTTGACTATAGCCAACACAACTACAAGATGCACTTTCAAGCTAGGTGTAGAACGTCATATtaaagcttatagagaccccaatagaacaatcttaaaaggatctactttggtttagatacaagcatcatgaaacctctaacctaattttaaaaatatgaatttgtttacctaacttgcttaccactttttccatgtggtttattCCTTCACAGACTACATGAAAATTGACACTTCCtcaatatttggtcaaattatatATCTTGTGTATTGTTTCCTTGAAACAAAGGTAGCTCAATTTACCCGACTGTCCCTTTAAGGTTACTTGGTTAGATAGACCAACTCTCAGGTTATATTTCACATAGACACGCTTTGCAATTTGCTAATGTACACTCACCTGCGCATATTCTTTGGAGAAAATGACAAATCCAGGCTTTGGAGCCACTTCAGAACTTCTCGTGGCAGTCCTGTCTTTTTGGGAGGTTGTGCGTAAGCCATTGTCTGCTGTAATGTTAATTCAGCTAGCGTCTATGAACCAGCCACACACTTTAACTTTTCTGGTTCAGTATTTCGTTAAGTTGTTGCTATATAATACTGTgtcttatagaacatttgtggtaaACGAACTAGCTAAGCTAACGAGCTTACTAGCTCATATGGCACATTTGACATGTTTATCAACAGTTCCATAGCAACGGCCTTACTTCTTCTTTCTCCTGGAAAGGTGAACGTATCGCGGGAAGGTACATTGTTGCCACCCACTGGAAATAGAAAATGTTGCGCACACTGAAGAGAGCTGCTTGCCTTT
This genomic stretch from Oncorhynchus tshawytscha isolate Ot180627B linkage group LG21, Otsh_v2.0, whole genome shotgun sequence harbors:
- the spata4 gene encoding spermatogenesis-associated protein 4, yielding MAYAQPPKKTGLPREVLKWLQSLDLSFSPKNMRRDFSNGYLVAEMFSWYYHEDFPMHSYNNGTSLPTKQGNWAQIERFLVKQNIHLQKEVLDGTIHCKPGAAELLVQEIYTILTNRRIKGIQGREIDFTDRDYQDQLPMLARATASKAIKNNLRLTEVIAEPNISTNQRKVQAIIHMHLEQRAAERVQNPKRFNVKPTLGELAVRLPPSSHHGDDSSDNNASVQSGTAKSCEPSIRSKASVHFKEIEVRQTDRRSLIAI